A region of Thermoplasmataceae archaeon DNA encodes the following proteins:
- a CDS encoding RAD55 family ATPase, translating to MVKKGSKSEEETEDLRKTIGELRDEIARAKTKERELASALESRESEQQKDDDHTSVGAVKEEGDGKVSSGIPKFDDLVYGGIPQGTNIVLYGPPFSEKYLLAYNFIAKSLEEDVPIIVLTADKNIREIMFEVGKITEKINGSEQKGILRFIDVYSRSIQIESASRYAITLDSPMNISALMKSVDQIAADIRKKYSYYRLLFSSLTTYVTLLDDRTFVRFAQQFSQKRKSENAVSMFLLEEGLFEKRVYETISYLMDGAVEFRMGSTRNYLRVMGMGKTRSREWIDIYPEEHGFNLGSFSLEKVR from the coding sequence AGCGAAGAGGAGACGGAAGATCTCCGTAAAACCATAGGGGAGTTAAGGGACGAGATAGCTAGAGCAAAAACAAAGGAGAGAGAGTTGGCTTCAGCTCTCGAATCCAGAGAATCCGAGCAACAGAAAGATGATGATCACACTAGCGTGGGTGCTGTGAAGGAAGAAGGTGACGGAAAAGTCTCTTCTGGAATTCCAAAATTTGACGACCTAGTTTATGGCGGTATTCCTCAGGGAACCAACATTGTGCTTTATGGCCCACCCTTCTCCGAGAAATATCTTTTGGCATATAATTTCATTGCTAAGTCACTTGAAGAGGATGTGCCGATTATTGTTCTGACAGCGGATAAGAACATAAGGGAAATAATGTTTGAGGTTGGAAAGATAACAGAGAAGATCAACGGGTCTGAACAGAAAGGCATACTCAGATTCATAGACGTTTATTCCAGATCAATACAGATCGAAAGTGCATCAAGGTATGCTATCACGCTGGACAGCCCAATGAATATTAGTGCCCTCATGAAGTCTGTAGATCAGATCGCTGCAGATATAAGGAAGAAGTACTCATACTACAGACTATTGTTCTCTTCGCTGACTACTTACGTAACTTTGCTGGATGACCGGACATTCGTGAGGTTCGCCCAACAGTTCTCCCAGAAGAGGAAATCTGAGAACGCTGTGTCTATGTTCCTCCTCGAGGAGGGGCTTTTCGAGAAAAGAGTGTATGAGACCATAAGTTACTTGATGGATGGAGCTGTGGAATTCAGGATGGGATCCACAAGGAACTACCTCAGGGTGATGGGCATGGGAAAGACTAGATCCAGGGAATGGATCGATATATACCCCGAAGAACATGGGTTTAATCTTGGTTCATTCTCTCTTGAGAAAGTAAGGTAG
- a CDS encoding CDGSH iron-sulfur domain-containing protein has product MSRLVLHERNRPYVVKAGDEEIYLCGCGLSANKPYCDGTHKKTVDEKSGVFIYDNKGERVKIESFYQNP; this is encoded by the coding sequence ATGAGCAGGTTGGTATTACACGAAAGAAACCGGCCTTACGTTGTTAAGGCTGGTGATGAGGAAATTTACCTTTGTGGATGTGGGTTGTCTGCAAACAAGCCGTACTGTGACGGGACGCACAAAAAGACGGTGGATGAAAAATCCGGTGTATTCATCTATGACAACAAGGGAGAAAGGGTGAAAATAGAGTCTTTTTACCAGAATCCATAG
- a CDS encoding SDR family oxidoreductase, whose product MFSPGVLKDRVILITGGGTGIGREMCNKFASLGARIAILGRREDVLRKAADELTAAGYEGFWTRCDVRNPDDVTAAVNAVFDHYGRIDVLVNNAAGNFVAPSEKLSPHAVDSVLGIVLHGTIYMTLEVGKRWIRNHQKGVVLNIVTTYSWTGSAFVVPSAAAKAGVLAVTRSLAVEWARYGIRHVAIAPGPFPTEATKRNLYPLEGMADLLKERVPLGRFGNMNEITDLASYLVSDYASFITGEVVTIDGGEWLKGAGEFSDLLALNDEQWEIIRDMTRKKHDVTPEKS is encoded by the coding sequence ATGTTTTCTCCAGGTGTACTGAAGGACAGGGTTATACTGATAACGGGCGGTGGCACAGGCATAGGTAGGGAAATGTGCAACAAGTTTGCCTCCCTTGGAGCCAGAATTGCCATTCTTGGCCGGAGAGAGGATGTTCTCAGAAAAGCAGCAGATGAATTGACCGCAGCTGGTTATGAGGGGTTCTGGACAAGATGCGACGTTCGAAACCCGGATGACGTGACCGCCGCAGTGAATGCTGTGTTTGACCATTATGGTCGCATAGATGTGCTCGTGAACAATGCAGCCGGGAATTTTGTGGCGCCATCGGAAAAGCTTTCCCCGCACGCAGTGGATTCTGTGCTTGGTATTGTTCTGCACGGAACAATTTACATGACACTGGAGGTTGGAAAACGGTGGATCAGGAACCATCAGAAGGGAGTGGTTCTCAATATTGTGACCACTTATTCCTGGACTGGATCCGCGTTCGTAGTGCCGTCAGCGGCGGCGAAGGCTGGAGTGCTTGCGGTTACAAGGTCTCTGGCCGTGGAATGGGCCAGATACGGGATCAGGCATGTGGCGATTGCCCCTGGACCCTTCCCCACGGAGGCAACAAAAAGGAATCTGTATCCACTAGAAGGAATGGCCGATCTGCTGAAAGAAAGGGTTCCACTTGGAAGGTTTGGAAACATGAACGAAATAACAGATCTTGCGTCGTATCTCGTATCCGATTATGCCTCATTCATCACCGGAGAAGTTGTAACAATAGACGGCGGAGAATGGCTGAAAGGAGCTGGAGAGTTCAGTGATCTCCTGGCGCTGAACGATGAACAGTGGGAAATTATACGTGATATGACGAGAAAAAAACATGACGTTACCCCGGAAAAAAGTTAA